A single genomic interval of Lynx canadensis isolate LIC74 chromosome A2, mLynCan4.pri.v2, whole genome shotgun sequence harbors:
- the PDE12 gene encoding 2',5'-phosphodiesterase 12 isoform X2, with translation MWRLPGSRAALRGVRTAVGRHTRAEAATETAAGAMERAVVRCVPSEPKLSLSFALADGSHKNMQRDQSEPLGRALSRIATNALKGHAKAAAAKKSRKNRPNASGGACAGPVPEPAAACEPVVKLYYREEAVAEDVLNVDAWQDGAVLQIGDVKYKVERNPPAFTELQLPRYIMAGFPVCPKLSLEFGDPANSLFRWYKEAKPGAAEPEGGSPSSLSPSSPFPSWTETGVNERVYTPSNADIGLRLKLHCTPGNGQRFGPSRELESVCPVEAGPGTCTFDQRHLYTKKVTDDSLIRTVSYNLLADTYAQTEFSRSVLYPYCAPYALELDYRQNLIQKELTGYNADLICLQEVDRNVFTDSLVPALEAFGLEGVFRIKQHEGLATFYRKTKFTLLSQHDISFHEALESDRLHKELLEKLVLYPSAQERVLQRSSVLQVSVLQSTKDSSKRICVANTHLYWHPKESSSSAIPTQSSSFCQVAKVSPIASLGDNWEEKHKKYRSPGM, from the exons ATGTGGAGGCTCCCAGGCTCCCGCGCCGCGCTTCGTGGGGTCCGCACGGCGGTGGGGCGGCACACTCGGGCCGAGGCGGCGACTGAGACGGCGGCGGGAGCGATGGAGCGCGCTGTGGTGCGCTGTGTGCCTTCGGAACCGAAGCTAAGCCTGTCGTTCGCTCTGGCAGACGGCAGCCACAAGAACATGCAGCGCGACCAAAGCGAGCCGCTGGGTCGGGCCCTCAGCCGGATTGCTACCAACGCCCTCAAAGGCCACGCTAAGGCGGCCGCCGCCAAGAAGAGCAGGAAGAACCGGCCAAATGCAAGTGGCGGGGCCTGTGCGGGGCCTGTGCCGGAGCCGGCTGCGGCCTGCGAGCCCGTCGTGAAGCTGTACTACCGGGAGGAGGCAGTGGCTGAAGACGTGCTCAACGTGGACGCCTGGCAGGACGGCGCGGTGCTGCAGATCGGCGATGTCAAGTACAAGGTGGAGCGCAACCCGCCCGCCTTCACCGAGCTGCAGTTGCCACGCTACATCATGGCCGGCTTCCCGGTGTGCCCCAAGCTCAGCCTCGAATTTGGGGATCCCGCCAACTCGCTCTTCCGATGGTACAAGGAAGCCAAACCCGGAGCGGCGGAGCCTGAGGGCGGGAGCCCCTCGTCATTGTCTCCCTCTTCACCCTTTCCTAGTTGGACAGAGACGGGTGTGAACGAACGCGTCTACACGCCGTCCAATGCAGACATCGGGCTGCGACTCAAGCTTCATTGCACCCCAGGCAATGGGCAGCGCTTCGGGCCAAGTCGGGAGTTGGAAAGTGTGTGTCCGGTGGAGGCTGGGCCCGGTACTTGTACCTTTGACCAGCGGCATCTCTACACCAAGAAGGTGACGGACGATTCTCTCATTCGCACTGTGTCTTACAACCTCCTGGCCGACACGTACGCCCAGACTGAGTTTTCGAGGAGTGTCCTCTACCCGTACTGTGCCCCTTATGCCCTCGAGCTCGACTACCGCCAGAACCTCATCCAGAAGGAGCTCACGGGCTACAACGCTGACCTCATCTGTTTGCAAGAGGTAGATCGCAACGTGTTTACCGACAGCTTGGTGCCGGCACTCGAGGCCTTTGGGCTGGAGGGCGTGTTTAGAATCAAGCAGCACGAAGGCCTGGCTACTTTCTACCGAAAGACCAAATTCACTCTCCTTAGCCAGCATGACATTTCTTTCCACGAAGCCCTGGAGTCGGACCGACTTCACAAAGAACTGCTGGAGAAACTAGTTTTGTACCCGTCTGCGCAGGAGAGGGTGCTCCAGAGATCTTCTGTCCTCCAG GTTTCTGTTCTTCAGTCTACAAAGGACTCTTCTAAAAGGATATGTGTTGCTAATACCCATCTGTACTGGCATCCAAAAG
- the PDE12 gene encoding 2',5'-phosphodiesterase 12 isoform X1 — protein sequence MWRLPGSRAALRGVRTAVGRHTRAEAATETAAGAMERAVVRCVPSEPKLSLSFALADGSHKNMQRDQSEPLGRALSRIATNALKGHAKAAAAKKSRKNRPNASGGACAGPVPEPAAACEPVVKLYYREEAVAEDVLNVDAWQDGAVLQIGDVKYKVERNPPAFTELQLPRYIMAGFPVCPKLSLEFGDPANSLFRWYKEAKPGAAEPEGGSPSSLSPSSPFPSWTETGVNERVYTPSNADIGLRLKLHCTPGNGQRFGPSRELESVCPVEAGPGTCTFDQRHLYTKKVTDDSLIRTVSYNLLADTYAQTEFSRSVLYPYCAPYALELDYRQNLIQKELTGYNADLICLQEVDRNVFTDSLVPALEAFGLEGVFRIKQHEGLATFYRKTKFTLLSQHDISFHEALESDRLHKELLEKLVLYPSAQERVLQRSSVLQVSVLQSTKDSSKRICVANTHLYWHPKGGYIRLIQMAVALAHIRHVSCDLYPGIPVIFCGDFNSTPSTGMYHFAVNGSIPEDHEDWASNGEEERCNMSLTHVFKLKSACGEPAYTNYVGGFHGCLDYIFIDSNALEVEQVIPLPSHEEVTTHQALPSVSHPSDHIALVCDLKWK from the exons ATGTGGAGGCTCCCAGGCTCCCGCGCCGCGCTTCGTGGGGTCCGCACGGCGGTGGGGCGGCACACTCGGGCCGAGGCGGCGACTGAGACGGCGGCGGGAGCGATGGAGCGCGCTGTGGTGCGCTGTGTGCCTTCGGAACCGAAGCTAAGCCTGTCGTTCGCTCTGGCAGACGGCAGCCACAAGAACATGCAGCGCGACCAAAGCGAGCCGCTGGGTCGGGCCCTCAGCCGGATTGCTACCAACGCCCTCAAAGGCCACGCTAAGGCGGCCGCCGCCAAGAAGAGCAGGAAGAACCGGCCAAATGCAAGTGGCGGGGCCTGTGCGGGGCCTGTGCCGGAGCCGGCTGCGGCCTGCGAGCCCGTCGTGAAGCTGTACTACCGGGAGGAGGCAGTGGCTGAAGACGTGCTCAACGTGGACGCCTGGCAGGACGGCGCGGTGCTGCAGATCGGCGATGTCAAGTACAAGGTGGAGCGCAACCCGCCCGCCTTCACCGAGCTGCAGTTGCCACGCTACATCATGGCCGGCTTCCCGGTGTGCCCCAAGCTCAGCCTCGAATTTGGGGATCCCGCCAACTCGCTCTTCCGATGGTACAAGGAAGCCAAACCCGGAGCGGCGGAGCCTGAGGGCGGGAGCCCCTCGTCATTGTCTCCCTCTTCACCCTTTCCTAGTTGGACAGAGACGGGTGTGAACGAACGCGTCTACACGCCGTCCAATGCAGACATCGGGCTGCGACTCAAGCTTCATTGCACCCCAGGCAATGGGCAGCGCTTCGGGCCAAGTCGGGAGTTGGAAAGTGTGTGTCCGGTGGAGGCTGGGCCCGGTACTTGTACCTTTGACCAGCGGCATCTCTACACCAAGAAGGTGACGGACGATTCTCTCATTCGCACTGTGTCTTACAACCTCCTGGCCGACACGTACGCCCAGACTGAGTTTTCGAGGAGTGTCCTCTACCCGTACTGTGCCCCTTATGCCCTCGAGCTCGACTACCGCCAGAACCTCATCCAGAAGGAGCTCACGGGCTACAACGCTGACCTCATCTGTTTGCAAGAGGTAGATCGCAACGTGTTTACCGACAGCTTGGTGCCGGCACTCGAGGCCTTTGGGCTGGAGGGCGTGTTTAGAATCAAGCAGCACGAAGGCCTGGCTACTTTCTACCGAAAGACCAAATTCACTCTCCTTAGCCAGCATGACATTTCTTTCCACGAAGCCCTGGAGTCGGACCGACTTCACAAAGAACTGCTGGAGAAACTAGTTTTGTACCCGTCTGCGCAGGAGAGGGTGCTCCAGAGATCTTCTGTCCTCCAG GTTTCTGTTCTTCAGTCTACAAAGGACTCTTCTAAAAGGATATGTGTTGCTAATACCCATCTGTACTGGCATCCAAAAG GTGGGTACATTCGTCTCATTCAAATGGCGGTAGCCTTGGCTCACATTAGACATGTCTCGTGTGATCTGTATCCTGGCATACCAGTTATATTTTGTGGAGACTTTAATAGTACCCCATCAACAGGAATGTATCATTTTGCTGTCAATGGCAGCATTCCAGAGGACCATGAAGACTGGGCTTCCAATGGGGAAGAGGAACGTTGCAACATGTCCCTCACCCATGTCTTCAAACTGAAAAGTGCTTGTGGTGAACCTGCTTACACAAATTATGTTGGTGGCTTTCATGGATGTCTGGATTACATTTTCATTGACTCAAATGCCCTAGAGGTTGAACAGGTGATTCCATTACCTAGTCATGAAGAAGTCACCACTCACCAGGCGTTACCTAGTGTTTCCCATCCCTCTGATCACATAGCACTTGTGTgtgatttaaaatggaaatag